A region from the Aphis gossypii isolate Hap1 chromosome 1, ASM2018417v2, whole genome shotgun sequence genome encodes:
- the LOC114131071 gene encoding pre-mRNA-splicing factor Slu7, translating into MATISEILKTKTDDDEEEPKKKSREDWRKAKELEEARKAGTAPAAVDEEGKDINPHIPQYISSAPWYYGTSGPTLKHQRVPGKAQEYSSLNEWYKRGVNTESVSTKFRKGACENCGAITHKKKDCFERPRKVGAIHNSINIAPDEHVQPEINQDFDGKRDRWAGYDPSQHKAIIEQYQQIEEAKRDLRAQKLNADGDEKGEGNSSADENDEDKYVDDFDMPGTKVDSKQRITVRNLRIREDTAKYLRNLDLSSAYYDPKTRSMRDNPHKPGEDPEQVEYAGENFVRFSGDTNKHAQAQLFAWEAYERGVDVHLLAEPTKLEQLKKEYETHKDRFKKKTQNTVLAKYGGEEHLQTPPVQLLLAQTEEYIEYSRRGDIIKGEEKGIIRSRYEEDVHPSNHTSVWGSYWEAGEWGYKCCRSLVQNSYCTGKSGVALSTNVSELGKIVPVIENTVPESISIFKDKPKIAETITSQCSSSSSSSSDSETIKEKSKKKKKKKKKKKMMKKKAKKEEIKDALQKALDKEDERLKEVDRIMMMDERKRPYNSMYEVSKPTDEEIEAYHMKKRRDEDPMSNFV; encoded by the exons ATGGCAACAATatcagaaattttaaaaactaagacCGATGACGATGAAGaggaaccaaaaaaaaaatcacgagaAGATTGGAGAAAAGCAAAAGAACTTGAAGAAGCCCGAAAA gCAGGAACAGCTCCAGCTGCAGTTGACGAAGAGGGCAAAGATATCAATCCTCACATTCCACAATATATATCGTCAGCGCCATGGTATTATGGCACTTCTGGCCCAACCCTTAAACATCAACGTGTTCCTGGAAAAGCCCAAGAATATTCAAGTTTAAATGAATGGTATAAACGAGGAGTTAACact gaATCTGTTAGCACTAAATTCCGTAAAGGAGCATGCGAAAACTGTGGTGCaataacacataaaaaaaaagactgcTTTGAAAGACCACGAAAAGTTGGAGCTATTCATAATTCCATAAATATTGCACCAGATGAACATGTACAACCTGAAATTAATCAAGATTTTGATGGAAAACGAGATCGATGGGCTGGGTATGATCCTTCTCAGCATAAAGCAATTATCGAACAGTATCAGCAAATTGAAGAGGCTAAGCGTGACCTTCGTGCTCAAAAACTAAATGCAGATGGAGATGAAAAAGgagaa ggTAACAGTTCTGCTGACGAAAATGATGAAGATAAATATGTAGATGATTTTGACATGCCTGGAACTAAAGTAGACAGCAAACAACGTATTACCGTTAGAAATTTAAGAATTCGAGAAGATACAGCAAAATATCTTAGAAATTTAGATTTATCGTCTGCCTATTATGATCCTAAAACAAGATCAATGAGGGACAACCCACACAAACCTGGAGAAGATCCAGAACA agtGGAATATGCTGGTGAGAATTTTGTTAGATTCAGTGGTGATACTAATAAACATGCACAAGCTCAGTTATTTGCTTGGGAAGCATATGAACGTGGTGTTGATGTACATCTGTTAGCCGAACCCACAAAATTAGAGCAACTAAAAAAAGAGTATGAAACTCATAAAGATCGTTTCAAAAAGAAAACTCAGAATACAGTATTGGCAAAATACGGTGGAGAAGAACACTTGCAAACACCTcctgtacaattattattagcacAAACTGAAGAGTACATTGAATATTCTAGAAGAggagatattattaaa ggTGAAGAAAAGGGAATAATACGTTCACGCTATGAAGAAGATGTTCACCCCTCTAATCACACATCTGTTTGGGGTTCTTACTGGGAAGCCGGGGAATGGGGCTATAAATGCTGCCGTTCATTGGTACAAAACTCTTATTGCACAGGCAAATCAGGAGTTGCATTATCCACAAATGTATCAGAATTAGGAAAGATTGTCcctgttattgaaaatactgTCCCAGAGtctattagtatatttaaagacAAACCTAAAATAGCTGAAACAATTACTTCTCAAtgttcatcatcatcatcatcttcATCAGATTCTGAAACAATAAAAgaaaagtcaaaaaaaaagaagaagaagaagaagaagaagaaaatgatgaaaaagAAGGCTAAAAAAGAAGAAATCAAAGATGCATTACAAAAGGCATTAGATAAAGAAGATGAACGATTGAAAGAAGTCGATCGAATTATGATGATGGACGAGAGAAAACGTccatataatagtatgtatgaAGTTTCTAAGCCTACTGATGAAGAAATTGAAGCATATCACATGAAAAAACGCAGAGATGAAGATCCCATGtccaattttgtataa